Genomic window (Sebastes umbrosus isolate fSebUmb1 chromosome 21, fSebUmb1.pri, whole genome shotgun sequence):
gaaatatctcctatggggactaacatcatcacacatgaatacagttgggctgattggatccaccagagtctcagctttacagtgattcccaatttatgtaactcaagactgtttagggaccccagtatgcagaaatattcaaacacccCAATTATCAACATTtataccgctgcctcgatcggataagtttgtgttattgtgtgactttggttagttcggattcaccaaagtcacacaataacacaaactaccCCTTTAATACTTGTACATCACTACATTTTAAagggaaattgttttttttgtattacacatTTGTGTAACAGCTGTAGTTACTGTTGTTACTTCTGTAAAGTTTAAGTTCAGGACTGTAAATGCGTCACTGACACtaaagtaaatgatctgaattcATCTTTTCACAGAGCCGACGCCCTCCGTCTGGATCTGTGAACAAAGAAAGAAGCTGATGATGAGGGTGAAAGAATGATAGAGGgtgtgaaaagagagaaaaggtagaaggagacacaaacacacacagacgggtGATAAACAGGAGCGGTGATGGCGGCGTGGCTGAGCCGGGTGTCTCTGGGCGACGCCTGGTACAACATGTACAACCGCCTGCTGCGGACCAAACCCGTGGGCTCCATGGCCCACAGCTCCGACGACCTCACCGACCTCGGGGAGGGGTCGCCGGTCGGCCTCGCCAAGGTGCTGACCACCGTGGACCTGGTTTCGCTCGGCGTGGGCAGCTGCGTCGGCACGGGGATGTACGTCGTCGCCGGGCTGGTCGCCAAGGCGATGGCCGGACCTGGGGTCATCCTGTCTTTTATTATTGCAGCGGTGGCGTCCATACTGTCAGGTGAGGCATCGGAACAGTCTAATCTTACAAGATGCTCATCGTCTCATTGAactcattgtgtttgtgtttgtctccaGGTGTTTGCTACGCAGAGTTTGGCGTCCGCGTCCCGAAGACGACCGGCTCGGCCTACACCTACAGCTATGTAACCGTCGGGGAGTTCGTGGCGTTTTTCATCGGCTGGAACCTGATTCTGGAGTATCTGATTGGCACGGCGGCGGGGGCGTCGGCTCTCAGCAGCATGTTCGACTCGCTGGCCAATCACAGCATCAGTAACTACATGATCACACACCTGGGCACGCTCAGAGGACTCGGTCAGTACCATCAGCACGTTGAGAGCAAATTAAAAGTCCGTCTTTAAATAGTAAAGTACGACGACTGACAATGACTGTAATCAACTAACGTGTCAGTTTATTTACCAATAAGGCCACTTTTGGGGGGAAGGATCCCATGTTTTGTcattaaagttgtaatattctgagaaaataAGTCAAGTATTACAAGATTAAAGTCATAGTTGTAATGAACAAGGTCATAATATTAAAGAATAAAGTTCtaattgtctgaaaaaagtcaagaATATAACATCAGGATGCTAGCATGCTTGcgatgacaatgctaacatgcttaaTGCTGcttaaacatgtttaaagatGCTAGCTTAGTGTATTagcatccaatagttgttgagatatttcgcttaaaaccacaaatgtaaGTTAACCCACATGTATGGAGGACTAAAGCtgccattataataaataaataaataaataaaaaatattcaataaagaaagacagaaaaaagaaagaagtgtATAAATAAAAGTCTCAACtctcaaataaatgtgaaaataaataaatatccacaaaaatagaaaaataaacaaatacaattaatgtatttgacaaattacttattttgcgctgatttattttcatatattattttcctttttttctattctttttttctatatGATTATATCTATTTCCCTATTTATTAATATCCATATTTATTCaaaggaatacatttttttttctttctttctttttctgtttctgtgcatacttttttattttcaaatcaacCTGAATAGTTATTGGATAattgaggcttttatttctaaatgtatttatttatttatttattataatggcaGCTTTAGTCCTCCATACTCATGGAAAATTCAGGAGATCACTAAAGTCAGTAGGTAcacatcctctggggaacattaATGTCTGTACACATTTTCatggtaataataatacgtTTATTTACTATAGCACCTTTTATAGCAattcacaaagtgctttacaagaatcaaaaatgaattaaaaacaataaaaaaaattataaaacagctgaaaacacaaatTAACAACACTAGACAGCACAAGGTGACATAAAGGCCAGTTTGAATAAGTACATTttatagttgttgagatatttcagtctggattatCTCAGTTTCAATAGATGGGAAGCCCTTCCTGTCATATCGATCCTGTCTCTCATACCAACACCTACTCTTCGTCATGTCGATgaagtatttttattataaatgctgctgtgtgtctgtttgtctcaGGTAAAGGTGAGGACACATACCCCGACCTGCTGGCCCTGTTTATCGCCCTGCTGGTGACAGTTGTCATTGCTCTCGGCGTTCGTAACTCCGTGGTCTTCAACAACGTCCTAAACGTGGTCAACCTGGTGGTCTGGGTCTTCATGATCATCGCCGGACTCTTCTTCATCTCCGCCAGCAACTGGGGGAGCGGCAAGTTCCTTCCCTACGGCTGGTCCGGGGTGAGATGTCCAACCACGTCTGTGTTTTAGTCACTTACTTCTTCAAATCCCCAAACTGAGAAACTAAGTGATGTCTCGTTGTTGATCAGGTGATGAAAGGTGCAGCGACTTGCTTCTACGCCTTCATCGGCTTCGACATCATCGCGACGACAGGAGAGGAGGCGAAAGACCCAAACACCTCCATCCCGTACGCCATCACCGCCTCGCTGGTCACCTGCCTCACTGCCTACGTGTCGGTCAGTACGCAGTGACCTGTATGCTTGTAACATGAGTTTATCACGATTTTATCAAGGCCACAGCCGATTTCTATTCTTCAATTGAAgcttcaggtttttttttagcaacccagaagtcgccagaaaaaaatgttagcATTGTAGGTTTCCGCAAACCACAGGATAcattgaatgtcaacgtttctgaatcaaaacaaaaaaaacacaaagagatgcaaaatgaccacaaagagacacaaaacaactacaaagagatggaaaattactacaaagtgatgtaaaacaaccaaaaagagacgcaaaacaaccaaaaaagaccacaaaaaaattcaaaacaactacaaagagacacaaaaagaccacgaagaaatgcaaaatgaccaaaaagagatgtaaaacgaccaaaaagagatgcaaaactaccagAGAGACACGAAATGACCAaaatgagacacaaaacgactacaaagaaatgcaaaacaaccaaatagAGTCGCAAAAAGaccacaaaaacatgcaaaacaactacaaagacatgcaaaatcaccaaaaatagacacaaaactaccactaagagatgcaaaacgaccaaaaaAAGACACTATAagacacaaaactaccaaaaagtgacacaaaaagaccacaaaaagatgcaaaacaggTCTCTGCCCAGGagcccattgtctcataatccgtCCATGGATTTGAGTCTCTCCATTACAACTTGATCTTTTTATCACCGTGCACGAGTAGAGAAGGacacagaaaatgaaagtgGGTGTCCTGTCCCTTTAATCCAGGAGCCCTCTCTTCTGTACAGGTGAGTGTGATCCTGACTCTCATGGTTCCCTACGAGCTCATCGATGGCTCGGCTCCTCTCATGGAGATGTTTGCGGTGCACGGCTTCTCGTGGGGGAAATACATCGTGGCGGTGGGCTCCATCGCCGGACTCACCGTGTCTCTGCTGGGCTCTTTGTTCCCCATGCCCAGAGTCATCTACGCCATGTCCCAGGACGGCCTGCTGTTCAGGTGAGGAGACAGGAAGCACAGGTAGGGCGAGGTTTCCGGTTCCTGACTATTAACTCTGTGATTAACGTGTCTGCAGGTTCTTGTCTCACGTGTctgcgctcacacacactcccgCGTTGGCGTGCGTGGTGTCGGGGAGCTTCGCGGCGGTCCTCGCTCTGCTGGTGAGCCTAAGGGACCTGATCGAGATGATGTCCATCGGCACCCTGCTGGCGTACACTCTGGTGAGCGTGTGCGTGCTGTTACTGCGCTACCAGCCTGACGAACACGCCGACTCACACCAGTGTAACGCCGGGGAGGACGTGGACGCCATGAAGCACCAGGACGACGCGGCGGTCCCCACCAAAGACGACCAGATGCTGATCGGAGACTCAGACGGCGATGGATCGGCGTCCTACCACGCTGGCGGGACTGAAGGAGACGGGGACGACTCTGAATTCCACACAGGCCACGCCTCGCTGCTGAAAAGGCTTCTGGGAGGTCACTACTACACCCTGCGGCTGCGGCTGGGAATGCCCGACGCGTCGGCCCGGCCCACCCCGGCCACCGGCCGCATAGTGACCCGATgcaccctcctcttcttcctcacgtCCTTCTGCCTCTGGTCCACCATCATATTTGGCGTTGAGCAGGGATCCGGCGCCGGGGCGGTGTTTTCAGGCCTCATGGCTACACTGATGGCGGGGTCCTTGACGAAGCTTTTAATCATGATCCTACAGCAGCCGGAGAGCGGGAGGAAGCTGCCCTACATGGCACCCTGCGTCCCATTCGTCCCCGCGGCCGCCATATTGGTCAATAGCTACCTCATGCTTAAACTGTCTTCGCTCACCTGGGCCAGGTTCACCATCTGGTGCTTCATAGGTGAGATGAAACGTTCTTGATCATGGATTTCAAATACAGAAATGAGCCGTCTTCATATAGAATATAATGGATTTATTAACAGTTCTGTTATTTTCTATATTGGAATGTCAGAATGCATTATAAGTTTTATACCATGGCACTAACAAAGAAGAAATAGAGGCAAGGTATTACTACTAGTTGTATTGCACgtctgtgttgaatactcgattctgattggtcaatcatggcattctatggtctgttatttctttataacagaccgttgctatgtatagcagaccgttgctatgtataacagaacgctgctatggataacagaccgttgctatggataacagaccattgctatgtataacagactgttgctatggataacagaccgttgcaagCGATGCAAtgtcgccctgaaggggtttattacacaacaatgaccgactagctgtacattatcctttacaCATAACCTGCATTTTAATATAATTGAGTTATAATTGGTGCTTTCTTTAACAGACATCTGCCAGCTATATAGAAACaagtattttaaaatgtgtaaatgtagtcatttgtatatattaatttatttatctaccTTTAATATAGTTTCTaggtgattttttttagttcagttttaagtttttttagtttttaggtttaagtttttaaaagtttttttcaagTTAAAGTTAAGTTTACAATTTTAATAAAAGTTTAAGTTGTTtaatttaaatcttttttttttatgttaaatttttttttttaagtttaagtgaATTTAATGTACTCAGGGAAATTTAGTATTTACAAGATGGAAAATACTGATAATTATCAGTAATAAATGATCACGATGCATAATCtaatat
Coding sequences:
- the slc7a14b gene encoding probable cationic amino acid transporter; the protein is MAAWLSRVSLGDAWYNMYNRLLRTKPVGSMAHSSDDLTDLGEGSPVGLAKVLTTVDLVSLGVGSCVGTGMYVVAGLVAKAMAGPGVILSFIIAAVASILSGVCYAEFGVRVPKTTGSAYTYSYVTVGEFVAFFIGWNLILEYLIGTAAGASALSSMFDSLANHSISNYMITHLGTLRGLGKGEDTYPDLLALFIALLVTVVIALGVRNSVVFNNVLNVVNLVVWVFMIIAGLFFISASNWGSGKFLPYGWSGVMKGAATCFYAFIGFDIIATTGEEAKDPNTSIPYAITASLVTCLTAYVSVSVILTLMVPYELIDGSAPLMEMFAVHGFSWGKYIVAVGSIAGLTVSLLGSLFPMPRVIYAMSQDGLLFRFLSHVSALTHTPALACVVSGSFAAVLALLVSLRDLIEMMSIGTLLAYTLVSVCVLLLRYQPDEHADSHQCNAGEDVDAMKHQDDAAVPTKDDQMLIGDSDGDGSASYHAGGTEGDGDDSEFHTGHASLLKRLLGGHYYTLRLRLGMPDASARPTPATGRIVTRCTLLFFLTSFCLWSTIIFGVEQGSGAGAVFSGLMATLMAGSLTKLLIMILQQPESGRKLPYMAPCVPFVPAAAILVNSYLMLKLSSLTWARFTIWCFIGLLIYGCYGVWHSTLELNAREQQAHASSYQRYDDHLDDDAFSPDADHHPEEQDERPYQGWSAPEERGYHYQPQENQNEDGEQQHQDQYEHNGDQSGYQSGPGGQSASRGKGRTNHGYDGGEEED